DNA sequence from the Candidatus Palauibacter polyketidifaciens genome:
CTGAAGGCGGGCGCCCTGGGCACGCGCAACGCCCTGGGCCTGGCCAGAGCGAGCGGCGCCCGGCTGCTGCTCGCGTCCACCTCGGAGGTCTACGGAGATCCGCTCGTCCACCCGCAGCCCGAAACATACTGGGGCAACGTGAACCCGATCGGTCCGCGCTCCGTGTACGACGAGGCGAAGCGCTTCGCCGAGGCCCTCACGATGGCCTACCACCGCGAGTACGGCGTGGATACGCGCATCGTGCGAATCTTCAACACCTACGGCCCGCGCATGCGTCCGGACGATGGCCGGGTCGTCTCGAACTTCGTCGTCCAGGCGCTCCGGGGGGAGCCGCTCACCATCTACGGAGACGGCTCCCAGTCGCGGAGCTTCTGTTATGTGTCCGACCTTGTGGAGGGGATCTGGCGCCTCTTCAACGCCGATATCCATGCGCCGGTGAACCTGGGCAATCCCGGCGAGTATACGATCCGCGCCCTGTCCGATCTCGTGCTC
Encoded proteins:
- a CDS encoding UDP-glucuronic acid decarboxylase family protein is translated as MRLVVTGAAGFLGSHLTDRLLAEGHSVVGIDSLITGTRRNLAHLRDEPRFAFLERDVSEPIEIEEEIEGVFHFASPASPVDYLRFPIQTLKAGALGTRNALGLARASGARLLLASTSEVYGDPLVHPQPETYWGNVNPIGPRSVYDEAKRFAEALTMAYHREYGVDTRIVRIFNTYGPRMRPDDGRVVSNFVVQALRGEPLTIYGDGSQSRSFCYVSDLVEGIWRLFNADIHAPVNLGNPGEYTIRALSDLVLATAESASTVEVRPLPDDDPRMRSPDISLASARLDWTPRIPLEVGLQRTVEYFREVLPGAARE